Proteins encoded in a region of the Arachis stenosperma cultivar V10309 unplaced genomic scaffold, arast.V10309.gnm1.PFL2 arast.V10309.gnm1.Scaffold_100078, whole genome shotgun sequence genome:
- the LOC130960143 gene encoding uncharacterized protein LOC130960143, with translation MTKECSAILQRELPEKKDDPGSFYIPCTIGDITIEKSFCDLGASINLMPLSLMRKLRICELKSTRILLQMADKSIQQAVGVVENVLVKVGKFLLPADFVILDMEEDPNTPIILGSLFLLRAEH, from the coding sequence atgacaaaggaatgtagtgctattCTCCAAAGAGAGTTACCggagaagaaagatgatcctgggAGTTTTTATATACCTTGCACTATAGGAGACATAACAATTGAAAAGTCATTCTGTGAccttggtgcaagcataaacttgatgcctttgtctctaatgaggAAACTTCGAATTTGTGAGCTGAAATCCACACGAATACTCCTTcaaatggctgacaaatccaTCCAGCAAGCAGTTGGAGTTGTAGAGAATGTGCtggtaaaagtgggaaaatttcttctcccagctgattttgtcaTTCTGGATATGGAGGAGGACCCTAACACCCCCATCATCCTAGGGAGCCTTTTCTTGCTACGGGCAGAGCACTGA